One part of the Salvelinus fontinalis isolate EN_2023a chromosome 4, ASM2944872v1, whole genome shotgun sequence genome encodes these proteins:
- the LOC129854494 gene encoding tetraspanin-3-like isoform X2 yields MGQCGITSSKTVLVFLNLIFWAAAGILCYIGAYVFITYDDYDHFFEDVYTLIPASIIIAVGTLLFIIGLIGCCATIRESSCGLTAFAVILLLVFVTEVVVVVIGYIYRARVEDQVNHSIQKVYDEYNGTNTDAPSRAIDYVQRQLHCCGIHNYSDWRNTRWFKESRNDSVPVSCCKPNISNCTGTMSRPGDLYPEMLGMLCACVVLCRRGHDPAYELLVTGATYA; encoded by the exons ATGGGCCAGTGTGGAATTACTTCATCAAAGACCGTCCTGGTGTTTCTGAATCTAATATTCTGG GCTGCAGCTGGAATTCTGTGTTACATTGGAGCCTATGTGTTCATCACATATGATGACTATGACCACTTCTTTGAGGATGTGTACACCTTGATCCCAGCGTCCATTATAATAGCAGTCGGGACTCTGCTGTTTATCATTGGGCTGATTGGATGCTGTGCCACAATACGGGAAAGCTCCTGCGGACTAACAGCT TTTGCTGTCATTCTCCTGCTGGTGTTTGTCACAGAAGTTGTTGTGGTTGTTATTGGCTATATCTACAGAGCTAGG GTGGAAGATCAGGTGAACCACTCCATTCAGAAGGTGTATGATGAGTACAATGGCACCAACACAGATGCCCCCAGCCGTGCCATCGACTATGTGCAGAGACAG CTCCACTGCTGTGGCATTCACAACTACTCTGACTGGAGGAATACTCGCTGGTTCAAGGAGTCCAGAAACGACAGTGTTCCAGTCAGCTGCTGTAAACCCAACATCAGCAACTGTACTGGAACCATGAGCCGGCCTGGCGACCTCTACCCAGAG ATGCTGGGGATGCTGTGTGCCTGTGTGGTGCTGTGCAGGAGGGGGCATGACCCGGCCTATGAGCTACTGGTCACCGGAGCAACCTACGCATGA
- the LOC129854494 gene encoding tetraspanin-3-like isoform X1, whose translation MGQCGITSSKTVLVFLNLIFWAAAGILCYIGAYVFITYDDYDHFFEDVYTLIPASIIIAVGTLLFIIGLIGCCATIRESSCGLTAFAVILLLVFVTEVVVVVIGYIYRARVEDQVNHSIQKVYDEYNGTNTDAPSRAIDYVQRQLHCCGIHNYSDWRNTRWFKESRNDSVPVSCCKPNISNCTGTMSRPGDLYPEGCEALVVKKLKEIMMYVIWAALTFAAIQMLGMLCACVVLCRRGHDPAYELLVTGATYA comes from the exons ATGGGCCAGTGTGGAATTACTTCATCAAAGACCGTCCTGGTGTTTCTGAATCTAATATTCTGG GCTGCAGCTGGAATTCTGTGTTACATTGGAGCCTATGTGTTCATCACATATGATGACTATGACCACTTCTTTGAGGATGTGTACACCTTGATCCCAGCGTCCATTATAATAGCAGTCGGGACTCTGCTGTTTATCATTGGGCTGATTGGATGCTGTGCCACAATACGGGAAAGCTCCTGCGGACTAACAGCT TTTGCTGTCATTCTCCTGCTGGTGTTTGTCACAGAAGTTGTTGTGGTTGTTATTGGCTATATCTACAGAGCTAGG GTGGAAGATCAGGTGAACCACTCCATTCAGAAGGTGTATGATGAGTACAATGGCACCAACACAGATGCCCCCAGCCGTGCCATCGACTATGTGCAGAGACAG CTCCACTGCTGTGGCATTCACAACTACTCTGACTGGAGGAATACTCGCTGGTTCAAGGAGTCCAGAAACGACAGTGTTCCAGTCAGCTGCTGTAAACCCAACATCAGCAACTGTACTGGAACCATGAGCCGGCCTGGCGACCTCTACCCAGAG GGCTGTGAAGCTCTTGTTGTgaaaaagctgaaagaaatcatgaTGTATGTCATTTGGGCTGCTCTGACCTTCGCTGCAATACAG ATGCTGGGGATGCTGTGTGCCTGTGTGGTGCTGTGCAGGAGGGGGCATGACCCGGCCTATGAGCTACTGGTCACCGGAGCAACCTACGCATGA
- the LOC129852811 gene encoding bombesin-like, with product MSGFFLNVCQLGFFTYLVLFSYISVTTSVSFDLTELGNKVAKIKVNQRGNLWATGHFMGKKSVMDSPLLQSPDGQSVDAFEVALSPEQNGMDNLFQDVLRVALQAQLRDDTENRSKNQETGLLMKILESYIENHRK from the exons ATGTCCGGATTTTTTTTGAACGTTTGCCAACTTGGTTTTTTTACCTACCTTGTGCTTTTTTCTTACATTTCTGTAACCACTTCAGTGAGTTTTGATTTAACCGAACTTGGAAATAAAGTTGCGAAAATTAAAGTTAATCAAAGAGGGAATCTTTGGGCGACAG GTCATTTTATGGGCAAGAAGAGTGTCATGGATAGCCCTCTGCTCCAGTCTCCCGATGGGCAGTCTGTGGATGCGTTCGAGGTCGCCTTGAGTCCGGAGCAGAACGGGATGGATAATCTCTTCCAAGATGTGCTGAGAGTCGCGTTGCAAGCCCAACTCAGAGATGACACAGAGAACCGCTCGAAAAACCAG GAGACTGGATTGTTGATGAAGATATTAGAGAGCTACATTGAAAACCACAGAAAGTGA